From the genome of Halorussus sp. MSC15.2, one region includes:
- a CDS encoding CDC48 family AAA ATPase: protein MRLTVKQLKNREPGSGMAVIDRDALVELGVSSGDFVAIEGRDDGRAVARIWPSDSSDAGRGVVRIDGQLRQAANVAIDDRVTVEKTEVSPADRVRIALPGTLRVRGDLDSHIRDQLADQAVTAGQTVALPIGFGMLSRGSDRRIPLLVVDTEPSGPVVVGTETTIEITDRSAEEVTVDADDTEEPAAPTVTYEDIGGLDDELDQVREMIELPMRHPELFHTLGIEPPKGVLLHGPPGTGKTLIAKAVANEIDAHFQTISGPEIMSKYYGESEEQLREVFDEAEENAPAIVFIDELDSIAPEREEVSGDVERRVVAQLLSLMDGLEERGQITVIGTTNRIDAVDPALRRPGRFDREIEIGVPDEEGREEILRIHTRGMPLGEDVELGRYAEHTQGFVGADLESLAKESAMGALRRIRPDIDLDEDEISADVLDSIEVTDADFRGALKGIEPSAMREVFVETPDVSWEDVGGLDEAKERLQETVEWPLAYADAYDRVALDPAKGVLLHGPPGTGKTLLAKAVANEADSNFISVKGPELFDKYVGESEKGVRDVFSKARQNAPTVIFFDEIDAIASERGQGVGDSNVGERVVSQLLTELDGLEELEDVVVIATTNRPDLIDDALLRPGRFDRHVAVTEPDEDARREIFEIHTRDRPLAADVDIDELAERADGYVGADVEAVCREAAQIAVREYVRRSSGDESASVDDIELTMDHFERALDEVDASTDSEEQEFGAVSEAV from the coding sequence ATGCGACTCACGGTCAAACAGCTCAAGAACAGGGAACCGGGAAGTGGTATGGCCGTCATCGACCGCGACGCGCTCGTCGAACTCGGGGTCAGTAGCGGTGACTTCGTCGCCATCGAGGGTCGCGACGACGGTCGTGCCGTCGCCCGAATCTGGCCCAGCGATTCGAGCGACGCGGGCCGCGGCGTCGTCCGCATCGACGGGCAGCTCAGACAGGCGGCCAACGTCGCCATCGACGACCGAGTGACCGTCGAGAAGACGGAAGTGAGTCCGGCCGACCGGGTGAGAATCGCGCTTCCGGGTACCCTCCGCGTTCGCGGTGACCTCGACTCCCACATCCGCGACCAACTCGCCGACCAAGCGGTGACCGCGGGGCAGACGGTCGCGCTCCCAATCGGCTTCGGGATGCTGTCGCGCGGGTCGGACCGTCGAATCCCGCTGCTCGTCGTGGACACCGAACCGAGCGGACCGGTCGTCGTCGGAACGGAGACGACAATCGAAATCACCGACCGGAGCGCAGAGGAGGTCACCGTAGACGCCGACGACACCGAGGAACCGGCCGCTCCGACGGTCACCTACGAGGACATCGGCGGACTGGACGACGAACTCGACCAAGTTCGGGAGATGATAGAGTTGCCAATGCGCCACCCCGAACTCTTCCACACGCTCGGCATCGAACCGCCCAAGGGCGTCCTGTTGCACGGACCCCCCGGGACCGGCAAGACGCTGATAGCCAAAGCCGTGGCCAACGAAATCGACGCTCACTTCCAGACCATCTCCGGGCCGGAAATCATGTCGAAGTACTACGGCGAGAGCGAAGAGCAACTCCGCGAGGTGTTCGACGAGGCCGAGGAGAACGCGCCCGCCATCGTCTTCATCGACGAACTGGACTCCATCGCCCCCGAGCGCGAGGAGGTCAGCGGCGACGTCGAGCGCCGCGTCGTCGCCCAACTGCTCTCGCTGATGGACGGTCTCGAAGAGCGCGGACAGATTACCGTCATCGGGACCACGAACCGAATCGACGCGGTGGACCCCGCGCTCCGCCGACCCGGCCGGTTCGACCGCGAAATCGAAATCGGCGTCCCCGACGAGGAGGGCCGCGAGGAGATTCTCCGAATCCACACCCGCGGCATGCCGCTGGGGGAGGACGTCGAACTCGGTCGGTACGCCGAACACACGCAGGGGTTCGTCGGCGCGGACCTCGAATCGCTGGCCAAAGAATCCGCGATGGGAGCGCTCCGCCGCATCCGGCCCGATATCGACCTCGACGAGGATGAGATATCGGCCGACGTCCTCGACTCAATCGAGGTGACCGACGCGGACTTCAGAGGGGCGCTGAAGGGAATCGAACCCTCGGCGATGCGCGAAGTCTTCGTCGAGACGCCCGACGTCAGTTGGGAGGACGTGGGCGGACTCGACGAGGCCAAGGAACGACTGCAGGAAACCGTCGAGTGGCCGTTGGCGTACGCCGACGCCTACGACCGCGTCGCGCTCGACCCGGCGAAGGGCGTCCTCCTGCACGGACCGCCCGGCACCGGGAAGACGCTCCTGGCCAAGGCCGTCGCCAACGAGGCCGACTCGAACTTCATCTCGGTCAAGGGTCCCGAACTGTTCGACAAGTACGTCGGCGAATCCGAGAAGGGCGTCCGCGACGTGTTCTCGAAAGCACGCCAGAACGCCCCGACCGTCATCTTCTTCGACGAGATAGACGCCATCGCGTCCGAACGAGGGCAGGGCGTCGGCGACTCTAACGTCGGCGAACGCGTCGTCTCCCAACTGCTGACCGAACTCGACGGTCTCGAAGAGTTGGAGGACGTCGTGGTAATCGCCACGACCAACCGGCCGGACCTCATCGACGACGCGCTCCTGCGGCCGGGGCGGTTCGACCGTCACGTCGCGGTGACGGAGCCGGACGAGGACGCCCGGCGCGAAATCTTCGAGATTCACACCCGCGACAGGCCGCTCGCCGCCGACGTCGATATCGACGAGTTGGCGGAGCGAGCCGACGGATACGTCGGCGCGGACGTCGAGGCCGTCTGTCGCGAGGCGGCACAGATAGCCGTCCGCGAGTACGTCCGGCGGTCGTCGGGCGACGAGTCCGCGAGCGTGGACGATATCGAACTGACGATGGACCACTTCGAGCGAGCGCTCGACGAAGTCGATGCGAGTACCGACAGCGAAGAACAGGAGTTCGGAGCGGTGTCCGAGGCGGTGTAG
- a CDS encoding Hsp20/alpha crystallin family protein: MALPRSPTSSWMQNLDMPSRLFETGSNDYELYEEDDEFVLSVEMPGFEPDEISVSWDNGVLNIAAEHEDEQRDQRRTYHRRFRFPKDVDEEGITAEYTNGILEVRLPVQRGATVTGTEIEVQS, encoded by the coding sequence ATGGCACTGCCCAGGAGCCCAACAAGCTCGTGGATGCAGAACCTCGATATGCCGAGCCGACTGTTCGAAACCGGGAGTAACGACTACGAACTGTACGAGGAAGACGACGAGTTCGTCCTCAGCGTCGAGATGCCGGGCTTCGAACCGGACGAAATCAGCGTCTCGTGGGACAACGGCGTCCTCAACATCGCCGCCGAACACGAGGACGAACAGCGGGACCAACGCAGGACCTACCACCGTCGGTTCCGCTTCCCCAAGGACGTAGACGAGGAGGGAATCACTGCCGAGTACACCAACGGCATCCTCGAGGTTCGGCTTCCGGTCCAGCGGGGAGCGACCGTCACCGGCACCGAAATCGAGGTCCAGTCCTGA